One genomic window of bacterium includes the following:
- a CDS encoding glycosyltransferase family 2 protein, whose amino-acid sequence MADQQRYPFSVSVIVPAMNEEGNIDQFCEQFEAMRRKAPFEVELVYVDDGSSDGTQRKIIENQKKYSFIKLGIHHRNRGLTEALQTGFAIAKGEVFVFYPADLQYLPEDIPALVAPISNGADICTGWKQGKYNKAFVSTVYNSFCRWLFNLNVHDLNSVKAFRREVVESIFLRKDWHRYLVVLAANEGYRVVEEKIPLYERTWGKSKFSIFRIPIGVLDMLAVKFQITFARKPLLYFGLTGAILLMGAFLVGAYAVYERYVVGVGQRQWLYLVILLAFLGLSLFMLGFMSEGQAAMKEELGDLRKKTQQILDEVKDRTKS is encoded by the coding sequence GTGGCAGATCAGCAGCGATATCCGTTTTCGGTCTCAGTCATCGTTCCGGCGATGAATGAAGAAGGGAATATCGATCAGTTCTGTGAGCAGTTTGAGGCGATGCGTCGCAAGGCGCCATTTGAGGTCGAGCTGGTTTATGTGGATGATGGCTCGAGCGACGGCACCCAACGCAAGATCATCGAAAATCAGAAGAAATATTCCTTCATCAAGCTGGGGATCCACCATCGGAATCGTGGCCTGACTGAGGCATTGCAGACCGGGTTTGCGATCGCCAAGGGAGAGGTCTTCGTATTCTATCCGGCGGACCTTCAGTATCTCCCCGAAGATATACCGGCGCTGGTAGCGCCGATCAGTAATGGCGCGGATATCTGCACCGGATGGAAACAGGGGAAATACAACAAGGCGTTTGTGTCGACAGTCTACAATTCGTTCTGCCGGTGGCTGTTTAATCTTAATGTACATGATCTTAATTCGGTGAAGGCGTTTCGCCGCGAGGTAGTCGAGTCGATCTTTCTGCGCAAAGACTGGCATCGGTATCTGGTGGTGCTGGCCGCGAATGAAGGGTATCGAGTGGTGGAGGAGAAGATCCCGCTTTACGAGCGGACCTGGGGGAAGAGTAAGTTTTCGATTTTCCGCATTCCGATCGGCGTTCTGGATATGCTGGCGGTGAAATTCCAGATCACCTTCGCGCGGAAGCCGCTTCTGTATTTCGGATTGACCGGGGCGATCCTGTTGATGGGGGCGTTTCTGGTCGGCGCATATGCGGTATATGAACGGTATGTGGTAGGGGTTGGGCAACGTCAGTGGCTATACTTGGTGATCTTACTCGCCTTTTTGGGGCTTAGCCTTTTTATGCTCGGGTTTATGTCGGAGGGGCAGGCAGCAATGAAGGAAGAACTGGGTGACCTTCGGAAAAAAACGCAGCAGATCCTCGATGAAGTGAAAGACCGCACCAAGTCTTAA
- a CDS encoding polyprenol monophosphomannose synthase, producing the protein MAHTQRAVIIFPTYNERDNIEKIVHAVLPMDPRIHVLIVDDNSPDGTGELADKLAAQESKVKVLHREKKEGLGRAYIAGFKWAIEQKFDFIFEMDADFSHGPEYIRDFLREIQNHDLVIGSRYISGVNVINWPMSRLLLSYYANAYTRVITGLPLRDATGGFKCFRREVLEAIDLDDVRSSGYSFQIEMSMRAWKKNFRIKEIPIIFVDRVAGTSKMSKRIVREAIWMVWLLRIRGMFGKFN; encoded by the coding sequence ATGGCTCATACGCAACGCGCAGTGATCATATTCCCCACGTACAATGAGCGGGATAATATCGAAAAGATCGTCCATGCGGTATTGCCGATGGACCCGCGGATCCATGTGTTGATCGTGGATGACAACTCTCCCGACGGGACCGGCGAGCTGGCCGACAAGCTGGCGGCGCAGGAATCCAAGGTCAAGGTGCTTCATCGCGAGAAGAAAGAAGGGCTCGGGCGGGCCTATATTGCCGGGTTCAAGTGGGCGATCGAGCAGAAGTTCGATTTCATTTTTGAGATGGATGCCGATTTTTCGCATGGACCGGAATACATTCGCGATTTTCTGCGGGAGATCCAGAACCACGATCTGGTGATCGGGTCGCGGTATATCTCAGGAGTGAATGTGATCAACTGGCCGATGTCGCGGCTGTTGTTGTCCTACTATGCCAACGCGTATACGCGCGTGATCACGGGGTTACCGCTGCGCGACGCGACCGGCGGATTCAAATGTTTCCGTCGCGAAGTGCTGGAAGCGATCGATCTCGATGATGTCCGGTCATCGGGGTATTCGTTCCAGATAGAGATGTCGATGCGCGCCTGGAAGAAGAATTTCCGCATCAAGGAGATACCGATCATCTTTGTCGACCGGGTTGCCGGGACCTCGAAGATGTCGAAACGGATAGTGCGCGAGGCGATCTGGATGGTCTGGTTGCTTCGCATACGAGGTATGTTCGGCAAATTCAACTGA
- a CDS encoding glycosyltransferase family 2 protein — protein MAESDSLSIIIVSYNSALPLIECLRSLPEAAPEIIQEIIIVDNGSTDEISTVVAKICPEAKLIKLEKNRGFAAGCNAGAAKARGTWLLFLNPDCILDPGSVRRLIAAMRQYRNVGLATMRLRNPDRSFQANCRNFPTVNNLLFSRGSVMGRLVWEKLSKKATVYTLPDYTDVTIVPAVSATAMGISRRLFQALKGFDERYFLYMEDTDLSYRVHLHKHQNIFVPQAGAVHGWGRGSTGGKIFRAWHHHQSVWKYFLKFQATGFALIILPAILMLNFLLVCLLPDKRGRA, from the coding sequence GTGGCAGAGTCCGACAGTCTTTCCATAATCATCGTATCCTATAATTCAGCGTTGCCGCTGATCGAGTGCCTTCGCTCGCTACCGGAGGCCGCGCCAGAGATAATTCAAGAGATCATCATAGTTGATAATGGATCAACTGACGAGATATCGACAGTCGTGGCGAAGATCTGTCCGGAAGCGAAGTTGATCAAGCTTGAGAAGAACCGTGGATTCGCGGCGGGCTGCAATGCAGGGGCTGCCAAGGCGCGGGGAACATGGCTTCTTTTTCTCAATCCGGATTGCATACTCGACCCCGGTTCTGTAAGGAGGCTCATCGCGGCAATGCGACAGTACCGGAATGTCGGGCTGGCGACTATGCGGCTGCGGAATCCGGACAGATCATTTCAGGCGAATTGCCGAAATTTTCCGACTGTGAACAATCTGCTTTTTTCGAGAGGGTCGGTGATGGGCCGGCTCGTGTGGGAGAAGTTGAGCAAAAAAGCGACAGTCTATACATTGCCGGATTATACGGATGTAACGATCGTGCCGGCCGTATCGGCAACGGCGATGGGGATCTCCAGACGGTTGTTTCAAGCACTGAAGGGGTTCGACGAGCGGTACTTCCTCTATATGGAAGATACCGATCTGTCGTACCGGGTGCATTTGCACAAGCATCAGAATATTTTCGTGCCGCAGGCAGGGGCGGTGCATGGATGGGGGAGAGGTTCGACCGGGGGGAAGATCTTTCGCGCGTGGCATCACCATCAATCAGTCTGGAAGTATTTCCTCAAGTTTCAGGCGACCGGATTTGCGCTGATCATACTGCCGGCGATCCTGATGCTCAATTTTCTGCTGGTCTGTTTGTTGCCGGATAAGCGGGGTCGTGCATGA
- a CDS encoding undecaprenyl/decaprenyl-phosphate alpha-N-acetylglucosaminyl 1-phosphate transferase, with the protein MTSGLVIALIAVAFVLGMLLLPLLIKLGHRYRLLDHPGKHKRHKTPVPLLGGTALLVAVWGTIGIGYLIAPDSLADLNPLLPYLFGGALIVYLTGLIDDLRPLSAWLKLASQAAAGMILYAGGLKIDPLSIPFYGQITLGEWSIFLSVLWVIGLSNSINLIDGLDGLAAGVSLVGVITVAIVGSLYQIGVALVFAFALIGFLPAFIVYNRYPAKIFLGDSGSLQIGYYFAVLSLMVPLKSYTAAALYLPLLALGVPLLETGISTVRRLVSGKNVMRADRRHLFHYLSMAGMSPRTVVWVFWLLSVVFGGFSLAMFFWDRRLVFTGLVLFMVVIFGGFYIFMASQSRSGRNRPGPGR; encoded by the coding sequence ATGACCAGTGGGCTGGTGATCGCACTCATTGCAGTCGCGTTTGTGCTGGGGATGCTGCTGTTACCGCTGTTGATAAAGCTGGGGCACAGGTATCGCTTGCTCGATCATCCGGGAAAACATAAGCGGCATAAAACGCCGGTTCCGTTATTGGGAGGGACGGCGTTATTGGTGGCGGTTTGGGGGACTATCGGGATCGGATACCTGATCGCGCCGGACTCGCTTGCGGATCTCAATCCGCTACTTCCATATCTGTTTGGTGGGGCACTGATAGTTTATCTTACCGGCTTGATCGACGATCTCAGACCACTCTCGGCCTGGCTGAAACTTGCATCGCAGGCGGCGGCGGGGATGATCCTGTATGCGGGGGGACTGAAGATCGATCCGCTGTCTATTCCCTTTTATGGGCAGATAACGCTGGGTGAGTGGTCGATATTTCTTTCGGTCCTCTGGGTGATCGGGCTGTCCAACAGCATTAATCTTATCGATGGACTGGATGGTCTGGCGGCGGGAGTGTCATTAGTCGGTGTGATCACGGTGGCGATAGTCGGGTCGTTGTATCAGATCGGGGTGGCGCTGGTCTTTGCGTTTGCGTTGATCGGGTTTCTGCCGGCGTTCATAGTATACAACCGGTATCCGGCGAAGATATTCCTGGGAGATTCCGGGTCACTGCAGATAGGTTACTATTTTGCGGTCTTGTCATTGATGGTGCCGCTGAAATCATATACAGCGGCGGCGCTCTATTTGCCGTTGTTGGCGCTGGGGGTACCGTTGTTGGAGACGGGCATTTCGACAGTCCGGAGATTGGTGAGCGGGAAGAACGTGATGCGGGCGGACCGGAGGCATCTGTTTCACTATCTGTCGATGGCGGGAATGTCGCCGCGGACGGTGGTGTGGGTGTTCTGGCTGCTGTCGGTGGTGTTCGGCGGGTTCTCTCTGGCTATGTTCTTCTGGGACCGGCGGTTAGTCTTCACCGGACTGGTTCTTTTTATGGTTGTTATTTTCGGTGGGTTCTATATCTTTATGGCCAGCCAGTCCAGGTCCGGCCGAAATCGCCCGGGTCCGGGCCGGTGA